A region of the Leptospira inadai serovar Lyme str. 10 genome:
TTCTCGGATCCTTTTACTTTACGGAAGGGCAAATCCTCCCGATCACTGATTCTTTCTAAAATTTTTCCCTTCTCTTTACCCGATACTAGGAATAATACTTCTTTAGATCGATTCAGGCGATTTAAGGAAAGACTTACTCTCTCCTTAGGAAATTTAGGTGCATTTAGGACCGGAATCGCAGACGGAGATTGTGGCAAACTTCCAAGATTATTTCCTGGAAACAGGCTCGCCGTATGCCCGTCCTCACCGATCCCCAGCAAAACTAGATCGAAAATTGAAATTTCCGAAAGCGCCGAGGAGTATTCTTCTGCGGCTTGAACTGCTCCAATTTGTGCCGGAATTATTTTTATTTGAGTTTCGTCTATAGGTAGAGAATTGAAGAGAGATTCTTCCGCCATAGTACTATTCCGGTCGGAGTGTCCAATCGGGAGACAGCGCTCATCACCGAACCAAAAGATCCATTTTGACCAATCGGTATCGATCTCTCTCAAATATTTGTAAATTTCCCGAGGTGTTTCTCCTCCGGCGAGTACGATATGAAACTCTTTACTAGATTGTATCGTACGGTTCGCCAAATATTTGATATACTCTCTCGAATAGATCAAATATTCTCCTTTTTCTCTAAAGTGCTTCGAATTCAAATCACTTCCGACCTTAATGATTCTCGGGCAAAAAACCTGACGATATCCTCGCAGGCTTCTCGCTCCATGTCCGCCCTACAATCATCCGAACAAGAACCCATATGCTGAGTTAATACGGTGTTTTCGATGTCTAATAACGGCCCTGTATAAGGTTCCTCTTCGAAAACGTCAATCGCAGCGCCGGAAATTCGCTTTTCCCGAAGTGCGTTAAACAAAGCGACCTCGTCCACAATTCCTCCTCGGGAAGTGTTAATTAGATAAGCGGATTCTTTCATCAAAGATAATTCGAATTGAGAAATAAGTCCGATACTAGATGAGTTCTTGGGAACATGGAGAGTGATTACATCGGCTTGTTTCAATAAATCCTGTTTAGAAACCTGTAAAATACTGATCTCCTGGTTCCGAATTAGGCTGATTTTGTCGGAAATATCGATCAGATCGTGCACAAGGATCATAGTTGGCCGAAAGGAAGACAGTATTTTTGCGACGGCAAAACCGATTCGTCCGAAACCGATGATTCCGATTACTGACGTCCCGATTCTTCTACCGTAAGGGCGAGACCAACC
Encoded here:
- a CDS encoding NAD(P)-dependent oxidoreductase, whose protein sequence is MSKIFISTYPFCRIDATPAKLLQGAGHEVVQNPYSRKLTPAEVVELALDCDGIVAGTEELLPLVQESRKLKIIARVGVGLDSVPLDLCKSKGIKVSYTPDAVTPAVAELTIGLMLDIFRKITKADKELRQKGWSRPYGRRIGTSVIGIIGFGRIGFAVAKILSSFRPTMILVHDLIDISDKISLIRNQEISILQVSKQDLLKQADVITLHVPKNSSSIGLISQFELSLMKESAYLINTSRGGIVDEVALFNALREKRISGAAIDVFEEEPYTGPLLDIENTVLTQHMGSCSDDCRADMEREACEDIVRFFARESLRSEVI
- the pgl gene encoding 6-phosphogluconolactonase; this encodes MNSKHFREKGEYLIYSREYIKYLANRTIQSSKEFHIVLAGGETPREIYKYLREIDTDWSKWIFWFGDERCLPIGHSDRNSTMAEESLFNSLPIDETQIKIIPAQIGAVQAAEEYSSALSEISIFDLVLLGIGEDGHTASLFPGNNLGSLPQSPSAIPVLNAPKFPKERVSLSLNRLNRSKEVLFLVSGKEKGKILERISDREDLPFRKVKGSENTKILYWNGE